A genomic segment from Rubrobacter tropicus encodes:
- a CDS encoding RDD family protein, giving the protein MLLGIRVVREGGGTPGLRAAVVRTALRLVDSLFGYLVAFVTVLVSGKNQRLGDMAAHTLVVRR; this is encoded by the coding sequence ATGCTGCTCGGCATAAGGGTCGTTCGGGAAGGCGGGGGGACGCCGGGCCTAAGGGCCGCCGTCGTCAGGACGGCGCTCCGCCTGGTGGATAGCCTGTTCGGCTATCTGGTGGCCTTCGTGACCGTGCTGGTCTCGGGCAAGAACCAACGCCTGGGAGATATGGCGGCGCACACCCTCGTGGTTCGCCGGTAA